TGGAATAGCTTTTGGCGTATCTTTTACAATATTTTCTCAACCACTTATAATGCAAAGGTTGGTGGAAAAAATTGAGATTGGACAGGTTTCTTTCCAACGCAAAGATGGGAACAAGAAGTGAAGTCAAAAAATATATAAAATCTGGATTGGCAACGGTGAATGGGATCGTGATAAGAGATGAAAGTTTTCATGTTTCTGAAAAAGACGTTGTCAAATTAGACGGAAAACTCGTTCTTCCTCACAGAATGGTTTACATAATCTTTAACAAACCATCGGGATATGTAAGTGACAGGACTGAGAACGAAGCATGTATATATGATCTAATAGACCATCCATACTTGGATGAACTTCAAGTTGCTGGCAGGTTGGACAAGGACGTAGAGGGATTAATGCTCTTGTCAAATGATGGTGTCTTCATACATAAAATAATAAGTCCAAAGAATCATGTTCAAAAAGAATATCTTGTATGGTTTCAGGGGGAGTTAACCAACTGGAAAATAGAATTAGTTCAAAAAGGATTAAAAACCCCGACTGAACAATTCAAGCCAGCCATTTTGCGATCCATTCGACCTGGCTTGTTGAGTCTTACGATAACCGAAGGTAAATACCATCAGGTGAAAAAGATGATGAACTTTTTAGATCTACACTACACAAAAATACAGAGAATAAGAATCGGCAAGATCGAAATTGGTGACTTAAAGCCCGGCGATTTTCGCGAACTTTTTGAAGATGAAATAAAATCATTGTTCTTGAATTCGTGAATGAGATCTAATTTTTGATCTTGCGTAAATTATAAGAACCACGATTGTCAAGATAAATGGCAGCATGTTAGTGATCTCTGAAGGTATTCGTAAAGACTGTAGAGTGATACCGAGTGCCTCTGCCACACCAAATATCAAAGCTCCAAAAGCACCAAATAAAGCGGAATTTCCTCCAAGGGCTTGAGCGGCAATTGAGATGAATCCTCTACCAGAGGTCATATCCCTGGCGAACCACGAAACATAACCCATCGACAAAAATGCCCCACCAAAACCAGCAAAGATTCCGCTTAAAACAAGTGATAAAGATTTCATTTTATTCACTGAGATACCTACAGAAACGGCAGCATCTGGATTCTCACCGACAGACCTCATTCTGATACCCAATGGTGTCTTTTTGACTAAGTAATTGACGACAAAAATTGAGAGTATCGCTATATAAGTCAGTGTATTGTGCCCACTCAAAACTTTACCAATGAAGGGTATATCTTTCAAAAATGGGATATCGATTTTTGGTATTGTGAAACTCCTCAAAGATGCCGAAGACCCTTTATCTCCTGTTATCGCATAAAGTAAGAAAACAGTTAGACCTGACGAAAGTAAATTGATGGCAACGCCACCTATGACCAAGTCCGTTTTCAGTTTCAAGTGAAAATAGGCAAGTAATATGGCAAGTAAAGTTGAGGAAGCAACACCCGCCAGAAGACCAATCCATGAATTTTGGGTGAATGAAGCTATTATAGTTCCCCAGAAGGCAGACATCAACATCATACCTTCGATCCCTATGTTTATCGTTCCAGTTATCGAACTCAAAAGTGATGCCATAACACCAAAGAAAAGTGGTGTGGAAACCCTAATAACGCTGTACCAAAATTCGGGATTTAGAAGATCAGTCACCTTTCATCGCCTCTTTAGCAACGGCTTTTTCTTTGAATTTTTCCAAAAGTGCTTCTGCCGTGATCAAAAGAATCATTAGGCTTTGAAGAACTATGACTATTTCCGGTGCTATTCCCGTAGTTCTACCCATGATGTTAGCACCTATTCTCAAATAAGCGATAAACAACGCACTCGGTATAACCAAGAACGGATTGTTTCTTGCCAATATTGCAACTATAATACCGTCAAAACCATAACCCGGTAATGACTGCCAGACAAATCTACGATACATCGCCGTTAATTCGATTCCACCGGCAAGCCCAGCAATCGCCCCCGATAGAATCTGTATCCAGAATATGACACTCATAGTCTTCATACCACTGTAAAATCCGAATTTTTTGTTTGCTCCAACTACTCTTATTTGGTATCCCAACTTTGTTCTGTAGAATAGTAAACCAACTAAGATTGACAAAGCAATAGCTATAAAAAGTCCGGAATTCAATCTGTATTTTGTCAATGTAGATAACCACGCGGTTTGTGGAAATCTGTATGAAACAAGGGCACCTGCAGCCTTGTCTCGAAAGTAATTATTGACCAAAAACAGCACAAGGAAATATGAAATGTAATTCATCATGAGCGATGATACCAACTCACTTGCTTTCCATTTTGTTCTCAAAATCGCTGGAACAAAAGCCCAAAAAGAACCAAAGAGAGTCGCTCCAAACAACGTGAAGATCAGATGAAGCCATGGAATCTGTGGAAATTTCAAGGCAAAGATCATCGCACCAAATGCTCCAAAGAACAACTGCCCCTCGGCTCCTATGTTGAACACCTTGGCTTGAAAAACTATTGAAAGTGCCAGTCCTGTCATCATCAGTGGGACAGAGTTGTTTAGAAACTCAAAAAACCTTCGCTGAGTTGTCATTGGACCGGTCAAGAAGAGTTTAAAAGCCTCCATAGGTTCGTCTGTGCTGAAAAGCAGAAAGATATAACCGATCAAAAGAGCTATGCCAACGGTTATAACAAATCTTGCCAATTCCAACAACATAAGTGTTCTCTTCATAAATCAACAGACTCCCTTATGTATTCAGCGCTTTGTCTTTTCACACCGAGCATGTAATACCCTAAGTCGGTCTCAGTTAAATTCTCATTTTTCAAATGTGCAACTATCTCACCTTTGTAGAGGACAATTATCCTATCAGCGATCTGAAGGACTTCCTGAAGATCAGTTGAGATGAGAAGAACTGCTTTTCCTTCATTTCTGATTTGAATGAGTTTCTTTCGAATAAATTCACTTGAAGCGATATCTATACCATGAGTTGGTTGATTCGCTATGACTATTCTTGCAGAATTTGTCATTTCACGGGCAACCACAACTTTTTGCATATTTCCGCCTGAAAGCATTCTAACCGCTGTTACTGGGCTTTTAGTTCTAACGTCAAATTCTCTTATCATCTTTTTAGCAAATTCAATTACATATTTTTTCTTATAAATCAGGTGACCAGAAAAAGGTTTCAAGTAAAACCTGTCAGATATTAAATTTTCAGCTATTGATAGATCAAGCGCACATCCCACTTCAACTCTGTCTTCTGGAATATGAGAAATTCCTACTTGTCTCAATTTCCATGGTTGAGCACCGAGTATGTTCTTACCGTTCAACATGATTTCACCAGTAGCCCTTTCTCTCAATCCAGTTAGTATTTCAACAAGTTCCTTTTGGCCGTTGCCTTCGAGTCCTGCCACAGCCAATATCTCTCCTGCTCTGAGAGAAAAATTGAGATTTTTGAGAATATGAGCGCCATCTTCTCTGAAATAATTCAGATTTTCCACTTTGAGCAAGACTTCGCCAGGTTCTTTTCGTTCCCTTTTTATGTCATACTCAAATTTTCTTCCAATCATCAATTCCACAATATCAGTTTCTGTGATATCTTTATTTTCATAAGTTCCAACAACTTGAGCATTTCGCATTATTGTTATTCTATTAGCTATTTGTTTGACTTCGTTCAGCTTATGAGTTATGAAAATAACAGTTAAACCATTTTGAACCAACCTTCTGAGTACCTCAAACAGGTCATTGACTTCCTGTGGTGTTAACACTGAAGATGGTTCATCGAGTATCAATATCTTTGCTCCTCTCACAAGAGCTTTGAGAATTTCTATTCTTTGTTTCACTCCAACTGGTAAGTCCAAGACCTTTTCCCATATTGGAATTTCAAAGTTCAAACGTTTCGCGTAATCATTGATGATATTCTCCACTTTCTTAGAGTCAATGGAGAAAAAGCGCTTTCTTGGTTCTATACCAAGCATGATATTTTCAGCAACAGTAAAGGATGGAACAAGCATAAAGTGTTGATGCACCATACCTATACCGAGGGTAATCGCTTCTTTTGGTGAATTTATATGCACAGTTTTGCCAAAAACTCTTATCTCACCACTTGTGGGCTTCTCAATTCCAAAAAAAATCTTCATGAGTGTAGTTTTTCCTGCACCATTTTCACCAACTATTGCATGAACTTCTGCTTCCTCAATTGAGATATTTACATTTTTATTTGCGACAACACCGTTTGGATAAACCTTTGTAATATCAATAGCTTCGATTGCCTTCATTTTCTCTCCCACCAAAAAGAGGGAGCAGGTGCCCCCTCAAGGTTTAACGCTCATTCTGAGTTTATTCAGATCATCTTGAGACATACCAAAGACTGTACCGACTTTGATCTCGCCCTTTGTGATCTTGTTCTCGATTTCTTTAATCTTGTTGCGGAATTGTTCTGGTACCAATTCTCTGTAATATTTATTGTCCGCAACTCCCACTCCGCCTTCCAAAATACCGAGATTTTCTGCCCTTCCATAAACAAGTCTGCCTTCCAAGTGCATTTTAATTCCTCTGAAGATTGAGAGATCGACGTTTTTCATCATCGATGTCACAATCCTTTTAGCTATTTCTATGTCTGTACTTTCATAAATGAGAGCCTGATCAGAGTCGACACCTATTGCCCAGCGATCTGCTTCCTTCGCCGCTTCTAACAAGCCTATGCCAGTGTTTCCAGCAACGTTGAAGATGATGTCAGCACCTTGTCTATACATGGCAAGGCTCAATTCTTTACCCTTTGCAGGGTCGTTGAAGTTCCCAACATAGGAGATAAGGACTTTGATATTCGGATTTATATATCTGGCACCTTCAATATAACCTACCAAAAAGTCATTTATCACGGGAATATCCATTCCACCGAGAAAGCCTATAATCGGTTCTGGGTTAGTTTTTGGCATACCAGATGTTGTGATCATAGCGGCAAGGGCACCCATGAGGAAAGAACCTTCGTTTTGTTTGTAAAGTATCGAATAGACATTTTTCACACCGGGCTTACTGTAATCGACTGATGTATCGAAAATGAAATATTTCTTGTCTGGATTCATCGCAGCTACTTCTTCGAGAATTTCTTGCATCTGCCAGGTCCCGACAATAATTATGTCGTAATCTTGATCAGAAAGATCTTCCAAATAGGGTCGCCAGTTTTCTTGTTTGTAAGAGGCTTCGATGATCTTTCCTTGAATCCCAAGCTGTCGGATTGCCATATCCAAACCTCTTGCGGCAGAATCAAAGAACGATTTGTCACCAAGGTTACCATTCAAGAGTAATGCCACTTTCAAAGGTTTTGCGAAACTGAGTACTGCCAAAACTACGAGTAAAACAACCAACAGTTTCTTCATTTACCAACACCTCCCTCAATTAGAATCTCTATAGCCCTAACGGCTATTCTGATAGAGTTTTCTAAACCTTCTTCGAACTTTTCACCAGCTTGTATATAGCCTTCGTCTGTGAGTTCTTCTCTAACGGTCAAGACTGCACCAGTTTTCAATTGCTTTATTCCACCTATGATATAAAGTGCACCTATTTCCATTTCTACTGCAAGGACACCGGCTTTGACCAGTTGTTTTTCCAAATGATCGTGTTTTTCTGGATCAAAAGCCCTTCCATAATACGAATCTGTCGAAAGAACTGTGCCAACGTGGAATGGATTTTTTACGTCCCTTGCTGCTTTCACAAGCGCATCTACAACCTGAAAATCTGCCACAGCAGGATATTCAGGAATTATATACTGAGCAGTCGTTCCATCCAACCTAACTGCTGCATTCACGATCACGCTATGACCAAGCTTGAGATTCTTTTGAAAAGCCCCAGTTGTTCCAACGCGTATTACAACCCTTGCATTTGTTGTGGATAGTTCTTCTATACCAATTGCCATAGCAGGTGCTCCCATTCCAGTTGACATCACACTGACTTTTTCACCTTTGACATAACCTGTGTAGGTGAGATATTCTCGATTGTCACCTACTTTTACAGCATCTTGAAAATATTTCGCTACCCGTTCCACTCTACCTCTGTCACCAACAACAATGACATATCTACCCACATCATCTGGTTTAACCTTTATGTGGTACCTTGGATCCACCATAATCTATGCCTCCTTTAAATTGTTGAACTCTTCGAAGAAGATATCAAAGAATTTCTCACTATCAGCCTTTAACATAATTTTGGCATTTGGAATTTTACCGGATGTATGCCAGATATCAACGACTGTTTGCCCATAAGTGAGTTCGCCTTTTGTCTCTACATCAACATGATATTCCTTCACTTCGAATATTTCTGGATGCAACAGATACATCACAGTACACGGATCATGTAAAGGAACACCTTCGATACCAAAAACTCTCTTATATGTGGACTTAAAGAAAACAAGTAAATCTGCAAGAAGATTGAATTTTGCTCCAAATTGCCTCATTCGGCTCACTTCTCTTTCTGTGACGATAACCTGGTGTGTAACATCCAGTGGAGCCATAACAATCGGTACACCAGAATTGAAAACAATTTTGGCAGCTTCTGGATCGGCAAATATGTTGAACTCAGCAACAGGTGTTACATTG
The DNA window shown above is from Thermotoga profunda AZM34c06 and carries:
- a CDS encoding BMP family ABC transporter substrate-binding protein: MKKLLVVLLVVLAVLSFAKPLKVALLLNGNLGDKSFFDSAARGLDMAIRQLGIQGKIIEASYKQENWRPYLEDLSDQDYDIIIVGTWQMQEILEEVAAMNPDKKYFIFDTSVDYSKPGVKNVYSILYKQNEGSFLMGALAAMITTSGMPKTNPEPIIGFLGGMDIPVINDFLVGYIEGARYINPNIKVLISYVGNFNDPAKGKELSLAMYRQGADIIFNVAGNTGIGLLEAAKEADRWAIGVDSDQALIYESTDIEIAKRIVTSMMKNVDLSIFRGIKMHLEGRLVYGRAENLGILEGGVGVADNKYYRELVPEQFRNKIKEIENKITKGEIKVGTVFGMSQDDLNKLRMSVKP
- a CDS encoding ABC transporter permease — its product is MKRTLMLLELARFVITVGIALLIGYIFLLFSTDEPMEAFKLFLTGPMTTQRRFFEFLNNSVPLMMTGLALSIVFQAKVFNIGAEGQLFFGAFGAMIFALKFPQIPWLHLIFTLFGATLFGSFWAFVPAILRTKWKASELVSSLMMNYISYFLVLFLVNNYFRDKAAGALVSYRFPQTAWLSTLTKYRLNSGLFIAIALSILVGLLFYRTKLGYQIRVVGANKKFGFYSGMKTMSVIFWIQILSGAIAGLAGGIELTAMYRRFVWQSLPGYGFDGIIVAILARNNPFLVIPSALFIAYLRIGANIMGRTTGIAPEIVIVLQSLMILLITAEALLEKFKEKAVAKEAMKGD
- a CDS encoding ABC transporter ATP-binding protein, whose protein sequence is MKAIEAIDITKVYPNGVVANKNVNISIEEAEVHAIVGENGAGKTTLMKIFFGIEKPTSGEIRVFGKTVHINSPKEAITLGIGMVHQHFMLVPSFTVAENIMLGIEPRKRFFSIDSKKVENIINDYAKRLNFEIPIWEKVLDLPVGVKQRIEILKALVRGAKILILDEPSSVLTPQEVNDLFEVLRRLVQNGLTVIFITHKLNEVKQIANRITIMRNAQVVGTYENKDITETDIVELMIGRKFEYDIKRERKEPGEVLLKVENLNYFREDGAHILKNLNFSLRAGEILAVAGLEGNGQKELVEILTGLRERATGEIMLNGKNILGAQPWKLRQVGISHIPEDRVEVGCALDLSIAENLISDRFYLKPFSGHLIYKKKYVIEFAKKMIREFDVRTKSPVTAVRMLSGGNMQKVVVAREMTNSARIVIANQPTHGIDIASSEFIRKKLIQIRNEGKAVLLISTDLQEVLQIADRIIVLYKGEIVAHLKNENLTETDLGYYMLGVKRQSAEYIRESVDL
- a CDS encoding nucleoside hydrolase; the protein is MRIILDCDPGHDDAFAILLAAASKEIELLGVTTVVGNSYLENTTRNARTVLDLFDIDIPVFAGCGRPLIRNTIVAPDIHGKSGLEGAQLPSPKRPIEKTHAVDFIAQMLERYSDVILVPTGPLTNIAIFMLRYPHLIKRINSIVLMGGGIAFGNVTPVAEFNIFADPEAAKIVFNSGVPIVMAPLDVTHQVIVTEREVSRMRQFGAKFNLLADLLVFFKSTYKRVFGIEGVPLHDPCTVMYLLHPEIFEVKEYHVDVETKGELTYGQTVVDIWHTSGKIPNAKIMLKADSEKFFDIFFEEFNNLKEA
- a CDS encoding nucleoside phosphorylase yields the protein MVDPRYHIKVKPDDVGRYVIVVGDRGRVERVAKYFQDAVKVGDNREYLTYTGYVKGEKVSVMSTGMGAPAMAIGIEELSTTNARVVIRVGTTGAFQKNLKLGHSVIVNAAVRLDGTTAQYIIPEYPAVADFQVVDALVKAARDVKNPFHVGTVLSTDSYYGRAFDPEKHDHLEKQLVKAGVLAVEMEIGALYIIGGIKQLKTGAVLTVREELTDEGYIQAGEKFEEGLENSIRIAVRAIEILIEGGVGK
- a CDS encoding pseudouridine synthase; this translates as MDRFLSNAKMGTRSEVKKYIKSGLATVNGIVIRDESFHVSEKDVVKLDGKLVLPHRMVYIIFNKPSGYVSDRTENEACIYDLIDHPYLDELQVAGRLDKDVEGLMLLSNDGVFIHKIISPKNHVQKEYLVWFQGELTNWKIELVQKGLKTPTEQFKPAILRSIRPGLLSLTITEGKYHQVKKMMNFLDLHYTKIQRIRIGKIEIGDLKPGDFRELFEDEIKSLFLNS
- a CDS encoding ABC transporter permease, with amino-acid sequence MTDLLNPEFWYSVIRVSTPLFFGVMASLLSSITGTINIGIEGMMLMSAFWGTIIASFTQNSWIGLLAGVASSTLLAILLAYFHLKLKTDLVIGGVAINLLSSGLTVFLLYAITGDKGSSASLRSFTIPKIDIPFLKDIPFIGKVLSGHNTLTYIAILSIFVVNYLVKKTPLGIRMRSVGENPDAAVSVGISVNKMKSLSLVLSGIFAGFGGAFLSMGYVSWFARDMTSGRGFISIAAQALGGNSALFGAFGALIFGVAEALGITLQSLRIPSEITNMLPFILTIVVLIIYARSKIRSHSRIQEQ